The Triticum aestivum cultivar Chinese Spring chromosome 6D, IWGSC CS RefSeq v2.1, whole genome shotgun sequence genomic sequence TCTTCGTCGCCTTTGCGTCATGGACAATGTTGCTTCAGAAATCCTCTGAGAGACCCGTATTGCGTCAAAATCGTCATCCTTATCTTTGGTCAAATTCTATGTTCAAAGTTCAAATTTATCCGGTTTTTTTAATAGAACAATGTTTCTCAGAGCAGACCGGAACATCCGATAAACCTAAACCGGCCAGTTACCAGAGAAACAGaccgagaaagaaaaaaaatacttggtGGGAACATGTGTTCATTAGATTCTCCGGTGAATATAAGATACTCACTCCGTCTTATAATATAGGACCTTTTTTTCTGTAGTGTAACATATCTTGTAAAATGCTTTGAAAAAAAAAAGATACATATTACTAAATCAGAAGAAGAAAGCAGAGGCGACGCAGAACGCTAGTAGTAGTATATAGCAAGCAAATAAATTCAAGTAACGATCCCTCCATGCATCCGAAAGAAAATCAAAGCTTGGATGAAACGGAAAGCGGATTATAAGTGAGGTCGATTTTAGCTAATTCTTGGAGGAACGCGTCGGCGTGCTCCTCCTTCACGCACAAGGACTGCACGTTGTACTCGTCCTTGCAAGGGACGCACGTCGCGCAGCTCGGCAGCTTCGTCCTTACCTGCGTGTACTCCATCAATCTCGCCGGCGGTCCAAAGCCTAAGTCAATCTCCTCCATGCCGAGGTTTCGCCAACACGACATGAGGAAAAGATTGTACCCATCCAACTGCCGCATCTCGTCGATCTCTGTCTGGCCGGGCACCCGATCCTTGGCATGCTGGATCATCTTCACTAGCTCCATGATGTCGCCGTCCGCCATCGCGCCGCTCGTCGCCATGACCAGCTGTGCGGTGACGCAGTTGCCGTAGAAGCCCTCCCTGGCAACCGCATGCTTTCGTGCGTTTGCTGGGAATGTAAGCACGGCGAGGGCCGCCGGATCGGACATGATTGCACGGGTTCGGCACCGCCATAGAACTGCGGCAACTGCCTCGAACACGGAGCATGGCTGCCCGTAATTCATGGTATACGTGCGTTTGATGCGGTTGATTAAGCTTGATGGCACAGTAATGTCCAGGAACTCCATTGGAGAGGGCTGGAGGGTGCCCAGAAAGCGAACAAAGTTTGTGGAAAATGGAGGCAGGTCCAACACGAACGAATCCTTGGACCTCACCGGGATGACGGACGGCGACGGTAGCCCGCGGGCGAGCTCTCCCATCGCCTGCATGAACTGCGCCATCCCGATGCCATCACAAACGGAATGGTTCAACGTCACCCCAATGACGAACCCGCCGCAAGAGAAGACGGTCACCTGCATCAGCATCAATGGCTCAGAGTAGCTGAAACCCTCGTCCGCGTACAAGACGGCGAGCTCCTCTTGCAGCGACGAGTCACAAAACTCTCGGACGTCCTTGATGGCGCAGTTGGCAGACGCCGCAACGAAGGACACCCCCTCTCCGGTGCATCTGATGACGAACTCGCCGGCTGCGGCCCCGGCAGCAAGGCGGCCAGCGATAGGGTAGTAGTGGACAAGTGCTTGGGACAATCCCCTTTTGATCGTCTCGATGGGATCTTGGATTGGATACTCGAAGATGAAGAACACCGTAACTGATCTACCACCAAACATCTTGTCATAAGACGAGAGAATGATGTCGCCGCCGTTGACCGTCGCCTCCGATGGTGCGACTAACACCGACGGGGACTTGCTGATCGACACAGTGCTCATATTGTTTCTTCTTGTGTGTATGTAGGTCGTTGCATGTGTCCTTCCCAGCTTGGTTTATATAGGACATGAAGAGAAAGAGGCTTTACCTTCATCACCACTTGGCATAAGATAAGATTGCGCTCATTTTCCGGCAAAGAAAATAAGATAAAAGAAGATTGTACAAATTCAAAATGATGTCCATGTTCTTCAGGGCAGGCATGGCATGCACACCGGCCGGCGGTGAGAGAAAGAGCCATCAGCTCCGTTGCATCCCGAGACAAGCCAAAAGGAGCCGGAGAACGTCATAAGATTCTGAGTGAATTAACTTGCTAGTGATCGCTAAATTAATGCAACGACGAACATGCATACAACTTGCTAGGGAAGACTTTGTGCACAGAACCACCAAGCCTTTAATTATACTTATCATCGTCTACAGGAAAAATAAAGCAAAGTCTTCTCCTAGCCAGCTGCCGTTCGTTGGCACGTTATGCTGGATTCCCGTTCAAGCTTTTAATTAGTATACACTGGAATCTGGTTTTTCAATTAGAGATTACAACAGATGCACTAGTTGCCTGCCATTAGTGCATTGCAGACAGAGAGTCCAAGTGTAACCACGAAGCTAATCAATCCATCGCCGCTCGCTTGCTAATTCCAATATCGTACTGTACTTCTCAACCGTTGTCTTTTTTTCTTCTATAAATTAAGATATGTTCGGGCATCGTATATGATTGCTATTCCCACCGCATCATAGCAACCTATTGCACACGGTTATTTCATAGCATGTGTGATGCACCCCTATTGCACACTATCACAAGACGATGATTCGCTACTGCGTTTATGATAGGGGTTTTTAACCATCACTAGCAGACAGAAGGCACGGCGACACACAGCGCCCGTGGTTGAACCCGTGCGTACGTGTGTGTTGTTTTTATTTTGAAGTAAGAGAAGGCGTGGTGGTGGTATAGAGGTTGAGCTGGTTGCTCATGCTATTTCCGTTTCTTATATAAAAAAACAAAGTATATTCAACTGAAGTAATTTATAACCCTGCATGGTACATCCAACAAAAATTAAGAGTATCAATTAAAGCTGTTCGAACTCATCACCCTtattgttttattttttaaaataagCATAATATATGAGATTGAGCATTTAACAACAACTTTTTACACGTTCTTCATCTATCTCTCTGCATATATGTTAATGTGGAATATCAGTGGAAGCAAATGGATTATTTCTACGTACAGAATAGCCCCTCATGGGAATCACAAGGACAACCATTCATATTCTTATCTAATTAGGTGTATTATGAAAATGCTAGCTGCAACAGTGAGAGCTTCTTAGCGAGCATGTGAGCAATCTCCTGGATAATCAAAAATTGAAATGTGACTTCCAGCAGGCACGATCTTGCAATTGCAACTGTAATTGCTCAATACCTTTTCGGACTTGGAATGTAGTCCATGGTTCAATTTATAAATACATAAGATTAATGGTAACCTTATGAGAAGCCAACTGGTCTGGTAAGAATGATAAGCAAGCTGCAAAACAAAAATGCACTTTGTCATTTGAAAATGAAAATTGAAAGAATCGGACAATTGGCATAAACCATAAAAAAACACCTACATTTCTTCTTCCTCTGAATTTATACCAATCAGTTGCTTTCTCTTAATGAACATACACAAATCACAGCAAAATTGACCCTAGTGTAACAACAATGCATGAAATAACAACAAGGAACATTGAGCACCATAAGGTAATCTTGCCCATTATTACAAATTGTATTCCGTGTGACCTATGCCTAAAACTATTGTCGGGATAAAACACATAAATGAACTATGTGATACTATGGGTACTCAACATATTGTTTCCCAAGGATATCAGGACTTCTCGGTTTTCTCTTTCTCTTGACTAATCCAAACAAAGTATATTAATCCAGAAAGATATCTAGAGCATATAATATCACATAGCAGGATTAGAGGACCCATAATATAAGTAGAATGTACACAAATATGATGCTTAAAAAATAAAGCATAAGACATATGATTTATGTGcaaatccaaaaaaacaaaaactgaggGATACAGCGAGATTTTCTTTTCATAAATATGCAAGGGCATCTGTACGTGGGTACCTCAAACAACCTAGTCCATCCATCCTTGAAAGTCAATTTTTTTTtatgtttgaccatatttatacaataatacaccaacatttatgtcatcaaattagtagcattagattcatgataaaaaatattttcatcatatacctatttggtttcacaaacattgatatattttgCATAAATtcggtcaaactttgagatagtttgacccttcaacaaagttggaagtacactctttcaaggacggAGGGGGTAAACTGGAGTTCACAACCCTTCCAAACCCAAATATTCCTTTCTACGTATCCCTCCATATCTTAAGAAGGACCACACCATACCATCAGATTAAGAAACATGGTTAAGATAAGTCCTTAAATTCTTTACTTGATATGAACATGATGGAGTCTTGATTTAAATCCATTATTGGTTACATCTTATCTTAATATATATTTTTTTTCCTCAAAGATGCTAATTGGATATAGATAAAGCATAGCAAGTTATGATTAAACTAAACTGAAGCTTAGAAAGAGCCTAGACGGGGATGTTGTGGGAACCAACTCATCCTTTGTCGTGTCGCTGGTGGCGGGTGTTCAATTTTGGTGCAAACCAAGTGAGATAAGGTGTGAATAATTTGTCTGATTTTAAGGGCAAAGGGTAAAGATTTACCGGATACCATACTAAACATTTAGCACTAGTGCACCAAACTTGAACTATTTTGTTTACTTGTTCCATAACTATTCATTTTCGATAGACATCATTTATTGTTAAACTGAATGCATACAATGACATGATGACTGCTATCTTCTGTAAGCAAATTTGGAGCCAGTTTGGTCGTAATGACCTCACATCTTTCAGACTGCATTCCAAAAGAAATAACTCAACATAGTGTACTTTATCTTTCTAGGATCCTTCCGAAGCTACTAAAGGATTTGCAACGGTTGGGTGTTGGTATTGTGAGGTGGCACAAATCAAATTTTCGGAAGTGTGTGGGTACTATGAGATGACACAAATGAACTCCAGTTCGTGGCTGTCGTCGAGGAGAAGGGCCTCGTGTGTGACACCGTGATGTGCCCGCCAACGCGTATAGCTGCGCGTCAGCGCCGAGCACCTAGGCCTCCGCCAGGTATACTGGGGTCACGCTGGGTGAGATAGGCATTGGGAACCGTTGACTGGCAGCACCATCAACTGCTTGATCTGGACCCAAGTCACTGGTGGTGGATCCGGTGGCTAAGAAGGCGGTGAAGGATAGGTGTATGCTAGCAATGCTCCTGGGTAACGTGTGACACGGACGGTGTGGTCTGCAGCGAGTTCGTTTGTGTGTGTGTGGACTGCGGCGGTGTGGAGGCGGTTGGGAAGTCAAAGAAAAGGTTTCTAGATGGGAGGACTTTCGAGAAATAAAGCAAAGCGGTGAGTGGAAATGCCTCTTTTGTTTGGTTTGGTTGGCTGGCTCTAGAGTTCATACAAGATTTAGCCAGAACATGAGCTAAAACATTAGACTGTCTACGAATATGCTTGAAAACCACAAAAGAGGTCACTCGAAGAATATGCTTGAAAACCACAAAAGAGGTCACTGGCTTAAGTACTAGTTTTTCTCTTTTAGAAACATCGACACTTTATTAATCAGGCAAAAAAATTACAAAGAGTCTCCCTGGTACAATCTAGGGTAGAATGAAAAACACAAAGACCACTAGAGTTCATACAAGATTTAGCGAGAACATGAGCTAAAACAGTAGATTGCCGACGAATATGCTTGAAAACCACAAAAGAGATGCCCGGTGCAGCATGCTTGATATCGGCCACCACCGAGCCCACCACCGAAGCGATCACGAACTAAAGAGTTCACTCCCTGCGCCAAGGACAAACCATCAGAGGCAAAGATCACAGAACTGTACTAAGTACTTGTTGGGGTAGAGGTGGTCGCGTTCACCCACCCAGGCCCTTGGTACTTGGGGTTTGCCCTATGTGTGCGACGAGGCCCATCGTGTGCTGATGGCTCCAGTCACACTGGGAGGTGGGCCGGCATGTCAGGGTTGCTGACAGGTTTGATGACGTATGCAAAGTATATTTGTTTCTTACTATCAGGTAGCTGCGGGTAGTGGGCATGCACTCATCTTGAGCAGTTTGGCAATGCGGTTTACTATGCAGCTGCACGGCTAACCAGAGATGAGTAAGCGTGCAATGACCTACAAGTACTGCAATCAGTTTTATTTCCGCATAGCACCTGCAGCAGCTTCATAAGGGTCGG encodes the following:
- the LOC123145783 gene encoding acyl transferase 15-like, giving the protein MSTVSISKSPSVLVAPSEATVNGGDIILSSYDKMFGGRSVTVFFIFEYPIQDPIETIKRGLSQALVHYYPIAGRLAAGAAAGEFVIRCTGEGVSFVAASANCAIKDVREFCDSSLQEELAVLYADEGFSYSEPLMLMQVTVFSCGGFVIGVTLNHSVCDGIGMAQFMQAMGELARGLPSPSVIPVRSKDSFVLDLPPFSTNFVRFLGTLQPSPMEFLDITVPSSLINRIKRTYTMNYGQPCSVFEAVAAVLWRCRTRAIMSDPAALAVLTFPANARKHAVAREGFYGNCVTAQLVMATSGAMADGDIMELVKMIQHAKDRVPGQTEIDEMRQLDGYNLFLMSCWRNLGMEEIDLGFGPPARLMEYTQVRTKLPSCATCVPCKDEYNVQSLCVKEEHADAFLQELAKIDLTYNPLSVSSKL